A stretch of Chitinophaga caeni DNA encodes these proteins:
- a CDS encoding M48 family metallopeptidase translates to MPRKIFPNIYDAQYISESSGNREMPAKAYFLKDKLVIQLEDEHGAEVQVFWFWENIIIEKNLIGNVELHYQGYPKQILKCTSLGFSEEFAKTWQQVNEKNWFKRTFPNTMAQFYIICLALITFLVCAYFWLIPIIANQIAKRIPRAWEVSIGEQSYESISRNFVVDSSKTRLVNEFFAALHIDSKYPVKITVVKDSIMNAFAVPGGHIVVYTALINSMQHPEELAALLSHEYSHVALQHTTRTLFRSMGTYLLVSSLFGNWDGVAAVFVENANNLKTLEYSRKLEKEADMNGLKLLTERNIDPVGFSELFKTLKAGSKSQGELVEWMSSHPDTNRRIEYIQKEISDHSPKVLPQPALEVIWEQLKQEQ, encoded by the coding sequence ATGCCAAGGAAAATATTTCCCAATATTTATGATGCTCAATATATTTCGGAAAGTAGCGGAAATAGAGAAATGCCGGCAAAGGCATATTTCCTTAAAGATAAACTGGTGATTCAACTGGAAGATGAACATGGCGCGGAAGTGCAGGTTTTCTGGTTCTGGGAGAATATAATTATTGAGAAAAATCTAATAGGTAATGTTGAATTACATTACCAAGGTTATCCCAAGCAAATATTAAAATGTACATCATTAGGTTTTAGTGAAGAGTTCGCCAAAACCTGGCAGCAGGTGAATGAAAAAAATTGGTTCAAACGTACTTTCCCGAATACGATGGCGCAATTTTATATCATCTGCCTAGCATTGATAACGTTTTTGGTATGCGCCTATTTTTGGTTGATACCCATTATTGCCAATCAAATTGCCAAACGTATCCCCAGGGCTTGGGAAGTGAGCATCGGGGAACAATCTTACGAATCAATCTCAAGAAATTTTGTTGTCGATTCATCGAAAACCCGCTTGGTTAACGAATTTTTTGCCGCTTTGCATATCGATTCCAAATATCCCGTGAAAATAACAGTTGTGAAAGATTCAATCATGAATGCTTTTGCCGTTCCCGGCGGCCATATCGTTGTTTACACGGCATTGATCAACAGCATGCAACATCCGGAAGAATTAGCAGCATTATTGTCACATGAATATTCTCACGTAGCTTTACAACATACTACCAGGACTTTATTCCGCTCGATGGGAACTTACTTGTTAGTGAGCTCATTGTTCGGTAATTGGGATGGCGTGGCGGCCGTTTTCGTAGAAAATGCCAATAATTTAAAAACATTGGAATATTCTAGGAAACTGGAGAAAGAAGCAGATATGAACGGTTTGAAATTATTAACTGAAAGAAATATTGACCCGGTAGGATTCTCGGAATTATTCAAGACCTTGAAAGCAGGATCCAAAAGTCAAGGTGAACTGGTTGAATGGATGAGCAGCCATCCGGATACTAATAGAAGAATCGAATATATACAGAAGGAAATATCAGATCATTCACCTAAAGTATTACCACAACCGGCGTTAGAAGTGATATGGGAACAATTGAAACAGGAACAATAA
- a CDS encoding peptide MFS transporter, whose translation MNQTAITQESATSSKKGHPKGLGVLFATEMWERFNFYGMRALLTLFLVNALAFSEAESSIIYGGFLGLCYLTPMLGGFVADRFLGNRACIILGGFTMALGQLFLFASGFTYASNIESAKILMWIALGILILGNGFFKPNISSMVGQLYEKGDNRLDSAFTIFYMGINVGALLGMTICPLLGDVKLNDGTRVVEAFKWGFLAAGIAMFLGSVLFYFLKDKYVVTPDGKAVGAKPVKTGEQSSDQAKFSNKSIVMAVIALFALAVLFHFAFGTNWLYSFIYSSGLSLAGLILSDKSLTKIERQRIVVLYIVAFFVIFFWACFEQAGSSLTFIADRQTDRHLFGWDMPPSFVQNANSIFIIVFALPFSWMWIKLQKRNLEPISPVKQSLGLALLAFGYFIIALQVKNLGINDKLGVIWLIVMYLFHTLGELCLSPIGLSLVSKLAPHRFSSLLMGVWFLSNASGYALAGTLGTMLPPTSDKYEEANKLGINLQGILDGTITATSQQLDKLASLKIPTHYPSFAGFTIHNLYEFFMIFVILPGGAAILLFLISGFLKKMMHGIR comes from the coding sequence ATGAATCAAACTGCCATCACTCAAGAGTCGGCAACTTCCTCTAAAAAAGGGCATCCTAAAGGTCTCGGAGTACTATTTGCTACGGAAATGTGGGAAAGGTTCAACTTTTATGGAATGAGAGCATTACTCACCCTCTTTCTCGTAAATGCCTTGGCCTTTTCAGAAGCAGAATCATCAATTATCTACGGAGGGTTCCTGGGATTATGTTATTTAACACCTATGCTAGGTGGATTCGTTGCCGATAGGTTCTTAGGAAACAGAGCCTGTATCATCTTGGGTGGATTTACCATGGCGCTTGGTCAATTATTCCTATTTGCAAGTGGTTTTACTTATGCTAGTAACATTGAATCTGCAAAAATATTGATGTGGATCGCTCTTGGCATATTAATTTTAGGAAACGGTTTCTTCAAACCGAATATTTCCTCGATGGTAGGCCAACTATATGAAAAGGGCGATAACCGTTTAGATTCGGCTTTCACGATTTTTTACATGGGTATCAATGTAGGTGCCTTATTAGGAATGACAATATGTCCACTTTTAGGAGACGTTAAACTAAACGATGGTACCCGTGTTGTTGAAGCTTTTAAATGGGGCTTTTTAGCTGCCGGCATAGCCATGTTCCTAGGTTCGGTATTGTTTTATTTCTTAAAAGATAAATACGTTGTAACCCCTGATGGTAAAGCAGTAGGAGCCAAACCAGTTAAAACCGGGGAGCAATCATCCGATCAAGCTAAATTCTCCAATAAATCTATTGTTATGGCCGTAATTGCATTATTTGCACTAGCGGTTCTTTTCCATTTTGCATTTGGTACTAACTGGTTATATTCCTTTATATACTCAAGTGGTTTGAGTTTAGCTGGCTTGATCTTATCCGATAAGTCACTTACAAAGATAGAGCGCCAACGTATCGTTGTATTATATATTGTTGCTTTTTTCGTAATCTTCTTCTGGGCTTGTTTCGAACAAGCGGGTTCTTCCCTGACCTTTATCGCTGATCGTCAAACAGATCGTCACTTATTCGGTTGGGATATGCCGCCGAGCTTCGTTCAAAATGCGAATTCCATCTTCATTATAGTTTTCGCATTACCATTTAGTTGGATGTGGATTAAATTACAGAAACGTAACCTCGAACCTATATCTCCGGTAAAACAGTCGTTAGGTCTTGCTTTATTAGCATTCGGTTATTTTATCATTGCTTTGCAAGTGAAAAACCTTGGAATCAATGATAAACTGGGAGTTATTTGGCTGATTGTTATGTACTTATTCCATACACTGGGTGAGCTTTGCCTATCTCCAATCGGTCTTTCATTGGTTTCTAAGCTTGCTCCACATAGGTTCTCTTCATTGTTGATGGGTGTTTGGTTCCTTTCCAATGCTTCCGGTTATGCATTGGCGGGTACCTTAGGCACTATGTTACCTCCTACAAGTGACAAATATGAAGAAGCAAACAAATTGGGAATTAATCTCCAAGGAATTTTGGATGGTACAATCACCGCTACATCTCAACAACTGGATAAATTGGCCTCTCTTAAAATACCAACTCATTACCCATCATTTGCCGGATTTACGATTCATAACCTGTATGAGTTCTTTATGATTTTCGTTATCCTGCCAGGTGGTGCAGCTATATTATTATTCTTAATCTCAGGATTCTTGAAGAAAATGATGCATGGAATCAGGTAA
- a CDS encoding DUF1800 domain-containing protein — protein sequence MAKPMQIIECQHLAWRAGFGASFRDLEQWSKKDRKEVVHHLLNKPSAIRNLEVIDSASIPDYKRFKDMSAEERKQVRKLNVNGIKDLNTGWIKEMAATDHPFQEKMAVFWHGHFACRTQNVLFNQQLLQVIRSHATGNFGDLLIAVSKTPAMLAFLNNQQNRKQHPNENFAREVMELFTMGRGNYSETDVKEAARAFTGWGFNAMGEFVFRARAHDEGKKTILGKTGFYKGDDVLAILLDQPATAKFIARKIYKEFVNEEVDENHVNEIAGVFYKSNYDIKSMMRHIFTADWFYDEKNIGAQIKSPVDLLIGLRRSIPMQFEDEAVMLLFQRVMGQLLFYPPNVAGWPGGKSWIDSSSLMFRMRVPQIILYAQAVNIAPKELTPEMGEGNNYKMTLQLNRALQRQYAKKVQADIDWASYIKQFEEVPRTELSTAIAKTLIGLHYNKDLPLLEKYADESTREQYIKTFSLGIMSTPLYQLC from the coding sequence ATGGCGAAGCCCATGCAAATAATAGAATGCCAGCATCTCGCTTGGAGAGCCGGTTTTGGCGCATCTTTCCGGGATTTAGAGCAATGGTCTAAAAAAGATAGGAAAGAGGTAGTCCATCATTTATTGAATAAACCTAGCGCAATCCGTAATCTTGAAGTGATCGACAGCGCTTCCATCCCCGATTATAAGCGCTTCAAGGACATGAGCGCCGAAGAGCGGAAACAGGTTCGTAAGCTTAATGTAAATGGCATCAAGGATCTGAATACCGGATGGATAAAAGAAATGGCTGCTACAGATCACCCTTTCCAAGAAAAAATGGCTGTATTCTGGCATGGACATTTTGCTTGCAGAACGCAAAATGTGCTGTTTAACCAACAACTGTTGCAAGTCATCAGGAGTCATGCTACCGGGAACTTTGGCGATCTGTTGATCGCAGTTTCAAAAACGCCAGCCATGTTGGCTTTTCTTAATAATCAACAAAACAGGAAACAACACCCCAACGAAAATTTTGCCCGTGAAGTGATGGAATTGTTCACCATGGGCAGGGGAAATTATTCTGAAACAGATGTGAAAGAAGCCGCGAGAGCTTTTACTGGATGGGGTTTCAATGCCATGGGGGAGTTTGTATTCAGAGCCCGGGCACATGATGAAGGTAAAAAAACAATTCTCGGGAAAACCGGGTTTTATAAAGGGGATGATGTATTGGCCATTTTGCTTGACCAGCCTGCAACCGCGAAATTTATTGCCCGGAAGATTTACAAGGAATTCGTGAATGAAGAGGTCGATGAAAATCATGTCAATGAAATTGCAGGGGTATTTTACAAGAGCAATTATGATATCAAAAGCATGATGCGCCACATCTTCACGGCAGATTGGTTTTATGATGAAAAGAATATCGGCGCACAAATCAAATCGCCGGTAGATTTATTGATCGGGCTTAGAAGAAGTATCCCGATGCAATTTGAGGATGAAGCCGTGATGCTCTTGTTTCAAAGGGTGATGGGGCAATTATTGTTTTATCCGCCTAATGTGGCTGGCTGGCCCGGAGGAAAAAGCTGGATCGATTCTTCCAGCCTGATGTTCCGTATGAGGGTGCCGCAGATCATTTTGTATGCACAGGCAGTGAACATAGCTCCCAAAGAATTGACCCCCGAAATGGGAGAAGGGAACAATTATAAGATGACCTTACAATTGAACCGTGCCCTTCAAAGACAATATGCCAAAAAAGTGCAAGCAGATATTGATTGGGCAAGCTATATAAAACAATTTGAAGAAGTACCGAGGACAGAATTATCTACAGCAATTGCGAAAACATTAATCGGGCTGCATTACAATAAGGATTTACCGCTATTGGAAAAATATGCCGATGAAAGTACCCGTGAACAATATATAAAGACTTTCTCTCTCGGTATCATGAGTACTCCTTTATATCAATTGTGTTAA
- the serS gene encoding serine--tRNA ligase: MLQVQFIRQHKEEVLERLALKQFKELHLIDEILALDDSRRKLTVEYDETKAQANTLSKEIGKLMSQGQKEEAEARKSSVSELNARLHPIDEQLKATELQLNELLVKVPNLPSPLVPPGKNPEDNVEVRSGGSIPTLPEGAVPHWDLAKKYDLIDFELGNKLTGSGFPVYKNKGARLQRALVSYFLDFNIERGYHEMNVPHLVNEDSAYGTGQLPDKEGQMYHVTEDKFYLIPTSEVPLTNFYRDTIVKDTDLPIKLTAYTPCFRREAGSYGKDVRGLNRLHQFEKVELVQLVNPAKSYEVLDEMVEHVEALVQSLGLPYRILRLCGGDMSFTSALTYDFEVYSAAQERWLEVSSVSNFESYQANRLKARFKEAGGKAQLLHTLNGSSLALPRIVACLLENNQTADGIHIPEVLKPYMGIDKIS; encoded by the coding sequence ATGTTACAGGTACAGTTTATTCGTCAACACAAGGAAGAAGTGTTAGAACGCCTGGCGCTCAAGCAATTCAAGGAATTGCATCTTATTGATGAGATTTTGGCGCTGGACGACTCGCGCAGGAAGTTGACAGTAGAATATGACGAAACGAAAGCACAGGCCAACACGCTCTCCAAGGAGATCGGTAAGTTGATGTCCCAAGGTCAAAAAGAAGAAGCCGAAGCCCGTAAGTCATCTGTATCCGAATTGAATGCCAGGTTGCACCCGATAGATGAACAATTAAAGGCAACGGAACTTCAACTGAACGAACTATTGGTCAAAGTACCGAACCTGCCTTCCCCTTTGGTTCCTCCCGGCAAAAACCCGGAAGATAACGTAGAAGTTCGCAGTGGCGGCAGCATTCCTACATTGCCGGAAGGCGCTGTTCCCCACTGGGACCTGGCAAAGAAATATGACCTGATCGACTTTGAACTGGGGAATAAATTAACTGGTAGCGGTTTCCCCGTCTACAAAAATAAAGGCGCCCGATTGCAACGCGCCCTGGTAAGCTATTTCCTTGATTTCAACATCGAACGCGGCTACCATGAAATGAACGTACCGCATCTAGTCAACGAAGATTCCGCTTACGGAACAGGGCAACTACCGGATAAAGAAGGACAAATGTACCATGTCACAGAGGATAAGTTTTACCTGATCCCGACGTCAGAAGTGCCTTTAACCAACTTCTACCGCGATACCATCGTAAAAGATACCGATTTGCCCATCAAGCTCACGGCTTATACACCATGTTTCCGCCGTGAAGCAGGATCTTATGGTAAAGATGTCCGGGGACTAAACCGTTTACACCAATTTGAAAAGGTGGAACTGGTACAACTGGTCAACCCGGCCAAAAGTTACGAAGTACTGGATGAGATGGTAGAACATGTAGAAGCCCTGGTACAATCCTTGGGCTTACCTTACCGTATATTAAGATTATGCGGTGGCGACATGAGCTTTACCTCTGCCCTGACATACGACTTTGAAGTATATAGCGCCGCACAGGAAAGATGGTTGGAAGTAAGTTCCGTGTCGAACTTCGAAAGCTACCAAGCCAATCGCCTGAAAGCCAGGTTCAAAGAAGCAGGGGGGAAAGCCCAATTGTTGCACACCCTGAATGGTAGTTCACTAGCGTTGCCGAGGATCGTAGCCTGCCTATTAGAAAATAATCAAACAGCGGACGGCATACATATCCCCGAAGTACTGAAACCATACATGGGCATCGACAAAATCAGCTAA
- a CDS encoding HesA/MoeB/ThiF family protein, with protein MDTRYDRQVRLQGFGEGKQEQLGRSSALVVGAGGLGVPVMQYLVGMGIGKLGIVDQDTIDITNIHRQVLYTPADAGKQKARVAAAKLSAMNELVDITVYEEFLQPGNALKIMADYDLVIDCSDNFGTRYLVNDACVILKKPFIYGAIYQFEGQVSVFNYKGSATYRCLFPEAPNDGEMLNCSEMGVLGILPGMIGTYQANEAVKVLCDIGEPLSNKILTIDTLTNEHRIFKFKPVSGHHDIRELQKDYQQNVCIMETGVQEMDVSQLAEWLSAADPLQLIDVREPDEWDICHLEQARLIPMHTVAGQIDSLQKDIPIALMCHHGMRSRAVANFLVEAGFKNIYNVTGGIHAWAVKVDPNMRRY; from the coding sequence ATGGATACAAGATACGATCGCCAAGTTAGATTGCAAGGCTTCGGTGAAGGAAAGCAGGAGCAATTAGGCAGGAGTAGCGCCCTCGTTGTTGGCGCTGGGGGACTAGGCGTTCCGGTAATGCAATATCTCGTGGGTATGGGCATCGGTAAGTTGGGCATCGTGGATCAAGATACTATTGATATTACGAATATTCACAGGCAGGTGCTGTATACCCCGGCAGATGCCGGTAAACAAAAAGCGCGCGTTGCAGCCGCAAAATTGAGCGCCATGAACGAACTGGTGGATATTACTGTATATGAAGAATTTTTACAACCGGGCAATGCTTTGAAAATCATGGCAGATTATGACCTGGTGATCGACTGTAGCGATAATTTCGGGACACGCTACCTTGTCAACGATGCTTGCGTAATTTTAAAGAAACCGTTTATCTACGGCGCCATTTACCAGTTTGAAGGACAGGTGAGCGTATTTAACTATAAGGGGAGCGCTACTTACCGTTGTCTTTTTCCGGAAGCCCCGAATGATGGAGAAATGTTGAATTGCAGCGAGATGGGTGTATTGGGCATATTACCGGGGATGATCGGCACTTACCAGGCCAACGAAGCAGTGAAGGTATTGTGTGATATCGGTGAACCGTTATCAAATAAAATTCTTACCATCGATACGTTAACGAACGAGCATAGAATTTTTAAATTTAAACCGGTTTCAGGCCACCACGATATCCGGGAATTACAAAAGGATTATCAACAAAATGTTTGCATAATGGAAACAGGTGTACAAGAAATGGATGTGTCGCAATTGGCAGAATGGCTGTCGGCTGCGGATCCTTTGCAATTAATTGATGTGCGTGAGCCGGATGAATGGGATATTTGCCATTTGGAACAAGCAAGGCTGATCCCGATGCATACGGTGGCAGGGCAAATTGACTCGCTGCAAAAAGATATTCCTATCGCTTTGATGTGCCATCATGGAATGAGAAGTCGCGCTGTCGCCAACTTTTTGGTGGAGGCGGGATTTAAAAATATTTATAATGTGACCGGGGGGATACATGCCTGGGCAGTGAAAGTAGACCCGAATATGCGGCGGTATTGA
- a CDS encoding DUF1501 domain-containing protein translates to MIILNRRKFLQVGSLASASVMLPKFLKAFEKPMLVPPGNKVLVVLQLSGGNDGLNTVIPFRNDIYYKSRPSLSLKKDKVLSMDNELGLNDALPNLKMLYDEGSLGVLNNVGYPNPDRSHFRSMDIWHSASQSDQYWNTGWLGRYLDAQCQGCDKPTQALEVDDTLSLALKGEQVKGLAFTEPQRLFGTSNSPFYKNLLKQQHDHDAEHANVDYLYKTMAETVSSAAYIQQQYKTFQTKTTYPNTALGKHMKTIANLVMTDINTSVYYVSHGSFDTHVNQNEQQHRLLKQMDDALAAFVKDLKEHHRFEDVLVMTFSEFGRRVAQNASGGTDHGTANNMFLVSGGLKEKGILNAGPDLAKLIEGDLQYQVDFKSVYATILKKWLGADDQAILEKEYEYLNFI, encoded by the coding sequence ATGATTATCCTCAATAGAAGAAAATTTTTGCAGGTTGGTTCATTGGCTTCTGCTTCGGTAATGTTGCCGAAGTTTTTAAAGGCATTCGAAAAGCCTATGTTGGTGCCACCGGGCAATAAAGTATTAGTAGTACTGCAACTTTCTGGTGGTAACGATGGACTGAATACCGTTATCCCTTTTAGAAATGATATTTATTATAAATCCCGTCCTTCATTATCCTTGAAAAAAGATAAGGTATTGTCGATGGATAACGAGCTGGGTTTAAATGATGCCCTGCCCAATTTAAAAATGTTGTACGATGAAGGCAGTTTGGGTGTTCTAAATAACGTGGGATACCCGAATCCCGATCGTTCGCATTTCAGATCCATGGATATTTGGCATTCGGCCAGTCAATCCGATCAATATTGGAATACCGGTTGGTTAGGCCGCTACCTGGACGCGCAATGCCAGGGTTGCGATAAACCTACCCAGGCCCTGGAAGTAGATGATACTTTGAGTTTGGCTTTGAAAGGAGAACAGGTCAAAGGCTTGGCTTTTACCGAGCCGCAACGCTTATTCGGAACCAGTAATTCACCGTTTTATAAAAATTTATTGAAGCAGCAACATGATCACGATGCGGAACATGCAAACGTTGATTATCTATATAAAACGATGGCAGAAACGGTATCGTCCGCAGCATATATCCAACAACAGTATAAAACCTTTCAGACTAAAACAACCTATCCTAACACTGCATTGGGGAAACATATGAAAACGATTGCCAACCTTGTGATGACAGATATCAATACCAGTGTTTATTATGTTTCCCATGGGAGTTTTGATACGCATGTGAACCAAAATGAACAGCAACACCGCTTGTTAAAACAGATGGATGATGCATTGGCTGCTTTCGTGAAGGATTTGAAAGAGCATCATCGCTTCGAGGACGTGTTAGTAATGACTTTCTCCGAATTTGGTCGCCGGGTGGCCCAAAATGCGAGTGGCGGTACGGATCATGGTACGGCCAACAATATGTTCCTGGTTAGCGGCGGATTGAAAGAGAAGGGTATACTGAACGCCGGGCCGGATCTTGCCAAGTTGATAGAAGGGGATTTGCAATACCAGGTCGATTTTAAAAGTGTATATGCCACTATCTTAAAGAAGTGGTTGGGAGCGGATGACCAGGCCATACTAGAAAAAGAATATGAATATTTAAATTTTATATAA
- a CDS encoding GNAT family N-acetyltransferase, which produces MHSYPEQMLHYLPNGQALTVRQPRMQDAEALLSCFQQLVLETDLLLSSPLEVGGLSLLHEEKYLLNYVDVPQNLMLLAIIGQEIIGAVTLTQRVYQKQQHIGDIGIAIRKNYQNMGIGRRLLTAMFRWVEHHPLLEQIYCEVMVQNERAIHLYQHFGFEICGKLADAIKQDDGTYADLYMMNKKLNA; this is translated from the coding sequence ATGCATAGTTACCCGGAACAGATGTTGCATTATTTACCAAACGGACAAGCGCTCACGGTTCGGCAACCCAGGATGCAGGATGCCGAAGCGCTCCTTTCTTGTTTTCAACAACTGGTGCTAGAAACGGATTTGCTCCTATCAAGTCCACTGGAAGTAGGCGGGCTTTCATTACTCCATGAAGAAAAGTACTTGCTAAATTACGTGGATGTACCGCAAAACCTGATGTTATTGGCGATCATCGGGCAGGAGATTATAGGGGCAGTTACTCTTACGCAACGTGTTTATCAAAAACAACAACACATTGGCGATATCGGTATCGCCATCAGGAAGAATTATCAGAATATGGGTATTGGCCGACGCTTGCTCACGGCAATGTTCCGCTGGGTGGAGCATCACCCTTTGCTAGAACAAATTTATTGCGAGGTAATGGTGCAAAACGAGAGGGCAATACATCTATATCAACATTTTGGTTTCGAGATTTGCGGTAAATTGGCTGATGCAATAAAACAAGATGATGGAACTTACGCCGATCTTTATATGATGAACAAAAAATTAAACGCGTAA
- a CDS encoding OPT family oligopeptide transporter yields MSQEKTFKPYVAPEENVKEFTLKSILLGCLFGIIFGAATVYLALKAGLTVSASIPIAVIAITLGRRFFKTTILENNIIQTTGSAGESIAAGVVFTLPGFLFLSANENGVSNGESYFSYMTILVLAIFGGLLGTLMMIPLRKSLIVKEHDTLPYPEGTACGEVLKAGEKGGDFAKTAFLGLGAAFIYAMLQKVFHVISESPEYLTSQKNKYLPSAKLSGEITPEYLGVGYIIGPKISGVLVAGGVLSWLALIPLLSTIVPPDAVATQLVKLGMLSSLTDAGGVGNWSPVTHTFNDYSIALYQAYVKQIGAGAVAAGGFITLVKTIPTIISSFKDSLGSIKDKSNASEVPRTEKDLSFKIVIIGSIGLVLLMALLPQLPGQNFFNKLLIGVLVVVFGAFFVTVSSRIVGLIGSSNNPISGMTIATIMGTCLIFIAVGWTGKVYEPMALVVGGMICIAAANAGATSQDLKTGYIVGATPRNQQIALFIGAIVSSIVIGYTVHLLDTPTAEMRAAGIHHAIGSTTFSAPQAILMATLDKGILTFNLDWQFVLVGVFIAITMELCGIKSLSFAVGAYLPLSTTLPIFIGGAIRSIVDHKQKQRGENLSAEEEELGKGNLFATGLVAGGAVAGVIVALLTVNENIANGLKKISVEHGLSKIIGHGGYAVLGVLFFATLGFILYRIGIQKSKPLDIEK; encoded by the coding sequence ATGTCACAAGAAAAAACCTTCAAACCCTATGTAGCGCCGGAGGAAAATGTAAAGGAATTTACCCTCAAATCTATTCTACTGGGTTGCCTTTTCGGCATCATCTTCGGAGCGGCTACCGTGTACCTCGCCTTGAAAGCCGGGCTCACCGTTTCTGCCTCTATTCCCATTGCCGTGATTGCTATCACATTGGGGCGCAGGTTCTTCAAAACAACCATCTTAGAAAATAACATTATCCAAACCACGGGATCTGCCGGGGAATCTATCGCCGCAGGTGTGGTTTTCACGTTGCCTGGATTCTTATTTCTCTCTGCCAATGAAAATGGCGTGAGCAACGGGGAATCCTATTTTAGTTATATGACCATATTGGTACTGGCTATTTTCGGAGGCCTGCTCGGTACCTTGATGATGATCCCCTTACGAAAATCATTGATCGTAAAGGAACATGACACTTTACCTTACCCTGAAGGTACTGCCTGCGGGGAAGTGCTGAAAGCCGGGGAAAAAGGCGGCGACTTTGCCAAAACCGCTTTCCTGGGATTAGGGGCCGCATTCATTTATGCCATGTTGCAAAAAGTGTTTCATGTTATCTCGGAAAGTCCTGAATACCTGACCAGCCAAAAAAATAAATACCTGCCTTCTGCTAAACTCAGCGGGGAAATTACACCGGAATACCTAGGTGTCGGGTATATCATCGGTCCCAAGATCAGTGGCGTGCTGGTTGCGGGTGGCGTATTGTCCTGGTTAGCGCTAATCCCGTTATTATCCACAATCGTTCCCCCGGATGCCGTGGCCACGCAATTGGTAAAACTCGGCATGCTTAGCAGCTTGACGGATGCAGGCGGTGTTGGTAATTGGAGCCCCGTTACCCATACCTTCAACGATTATTCCATCGCTTTATACCAAGCTTATGTTAAACAAATTGGTGCGGGCGCCGTGGCTGCCGGTGGGTTCATTACCCTGGTTAAGACGATCCCGACAATTATTTCATCGTTTAAAGACAGCCTGGGTTCTATTAAAGATAAATCAAATGCTAGCGAAGTACCCCGTACGGAGAAAGACCTATCATTCAAAATTGTGATTATCGGGAGTATCGGTTTGGTATTGTTAATGGCCTTACTGCCGCAGTTGCCGGGGCAAAATTTCTTCAATAAATTATTGATCGGTGTGCTGGTAGTTGTTTTCGGCGCCTTTTTCGTTACCGTATCCAGCCGTATCGTAGGGTTAATCGGATCCAGTAACAACCCCATTTCCGGCATGACCATTGCCACGATCATGGGTACCTGTTTAATATTTATAGCGGTAGGCTGGACAGGAAAAGTTTACGAACCGATGGCCTTAGTGGTAGGCGGGATGATTTGTATCGCCGCAGCTAACGCAGGGGCTACTTCCCAAGATTTGAAAACTGGCTATATCGTCGGTGCAACACCAAGGAACCAGCAAATAGCTTTATTCATTGGGGCGATTGTATCATCCATCGTAATCGGTTATACCGTTCATTTGCTGGATACCCCGACTGCGGAAATGAGAGCGGCAGGCATTCATCACGCGATCGGTTCAACTACATTTTCCGCTCCGCAAGCAATTTTAATGGCCACTTTAGACAAAGGGATATTAACATTCAACTTAGATTGGCAGTTTGTATTAGTAGGTGTTTTTATTGCCATCACGATGGAGCTCTGCGGTATTAAGTCCCTTTCTTTTGCCGTGGGAGCTTACTTACCTTTATCTACTACCTTACCGATCTTCATTGGCGGCGCTATCCGTAGTATCGTGGATCACAAACAAAAGCAGCGGGGTGAGAATCTTTCTGCCGAAGAAGAAGAGCTGGGCAAAGGTAACTTGTTTGCAACGGGACTGGTTGCAGGCGGCGCTGTAGCCGGGGTGATTGTAGCCTTATTAACGGTCAATGAAAATATTGCTAACGGCCTTAAAAAGATCAGTGTTGAGCATGGGCTAAGCAAAATAATTGGACATGGAGGTTATGCCGTACTCGGCGTACTTTTCTTTGCGACGCTCGGTTTTATCCTGTATAGGATCGGTATCCAAAAGTCCAAACCTTTAGATATCGAAAAGTAA
- a CDS encoding cytochrome c: MKTLGLMVCISLVLWGCARKTAPTAAETAAKFSHYSDSEGKTIFMEKCGRCHKYRLPETRTADKWTKVIDKMAPKAKLNDDQKEAVLAFVQQYAKS; this comes from the coding sequence ATGAAAACACTAGGTCTGATGGTGTGTATTTCCCTGGTATTATGGGGTTGCGCACGTAAAACTGCCCCTACCGCTGCGGAAACGGCTGCAAAATTCAGCCATTACTCCGACAGTGAAGGCAAGACAATTTTCATGGAAAAATGTGGCCGTTGCCACAAATACCGTTTACCGGAAACCCGTACGGCAGACAAGTGGACGAAAGTAATTGATAAGATGGCGCCGAAGGCCAAGTTAAACGACGATCAGAAAGAAGCGGTTCTTGCATTTGTGCAACAGTATGCAAAATCGTAG